One Macrobrachium rosenbergii isolate ZJJX-2024 chromosome 10, ASM4041242v1, whole genome shotgun sequence DNA window includes the following coding sequences:
- the LOC136842387 gene encoding glutamate receptor 1-like translates to MEADMSGLGLAVTDDRFADFTFSEFLYQDEYTATYVRPTAGADFSGFIKSFTPVVWIWILVTTVAITAAMFVVLLANERLFESSNNHPKKSGGTLMEESCLWTLAPLLGQGVDRKVTGESVRVVILLWLFVTFIVTTVYRSSLLSLLVLPSVRLPFNNLDELAKSDLPVWMPAGSSVDIASRVAPKNSSLGRIQKNFRDKTGPPNVPVAVRTMAKGGHVIVAPRSALLYVTHGLFSKSGKCSTYVMAEGFMKTFLQSLLFRKGSPLKAKFDPMISRLREAGIFTHVFNKVVTNATECLKGVKAQDTSQARALDMKDFLGTFIIYFGVPDFPSLGRIRYGRRDSSVSGRVAYAQIQTTLKQRKRPKCWQLQGTSTVSDTSD, encoded by the exons Atg GAGGCTGACATGTCAGGCCTGGGACTCGCTGTGACAGACGACCGTTTCGCCGACTTCACCTTCAGCGAATTCCTCTACCAGGACGAATACACGGCCACGTACGTACGCCCCACCGCCGGGGCTGACTTCAGCGGATTTATCAAGTCGTTTACGCCAGTG GTGTGGATCTGGATCTTAGTGACAACAGTCGCCATCACGGCAGCCATGTTCGTGGTGCTTTTGGCTAACGAGAGACTTTTCGAGTCCAG TAACAATCACCCCAAGAAAAGTGGCGGCACTTTGATGGAAGAATCCTGCCTATGGACTCTAGCTCCTCTCCTGGGACAAG GCGTCGACAGAAAAGTGACAGGCGAGTCGGTGAGAGTCGTCATCCTCCTGTGGCTGTTCGTGACATTCATCGTCACCACCGTCTACCGTTCGAGCCTCCTGTCGCTGCTCGTCCTCCCGAGTGTGAGACTCCCCTTCAACAACCTCGACGAGCTGGCTAAGTCGGACCTTCCCGTGTGGATGCCTGCTGGGTCTTCGGTTGATATTGCTTCTAGg GTGGCTCCCAAAAACTCCAGCCTGGGACGCATTCAGAAGAATTTCAGGGACAAGACCGGTCCTCCGAATGTGCCAGTGGCTGTCAGGACAATGGCGAAAGGTGGCCATGTTATTGTCGCCCCTCGATCTGCTCTTCTGTACGTTACTCATGGGCTGTTCTCTAAG TCTGGAAAATGTTCCACCTACGTGATGGCTGAAGGATTCATGAAGACGTTCCTGCAGAGCCTCCTCTTCAGGAAGGGTTCGCCCCTCAAGGCCAAGTTTGATCCCAT GATCTCGCGCCTGCGCGAAGCTGGGATTTTCACTCACGTCTTCAACAAAGTAGTCACCAACGCGACGGAGTGCTTGAAGGGTGTTAAAGCACAAGACACCTCACAGGCTCGTGCGCTGGACATGAAGGACTTCTTGGGGACTTTCATCATCTATTTTGGAG TACCTGATTTTCCTTCACTTGGAAGAATTAG GTATGGCCGCCGCGATTCCAGCGTTTCTGGCAGAGTTGCTTATGCACAGATTCAGACGACGCTGAAGCAGAGAAAGAGGCCCAAGTGTTGGCAACTTCAGGGAACATCGACGGTCTCGGATACCTCtgattaa